One Octopus sinensis linkage group LG11, ASM634580v1, whole genome shotgun sequence genomic window carries:
- the LOC115217497 gene encoding BTB/POZ domain-containing protein KCTD3-like, translating into MAESREPEVSGEVMSSEIINLNVGGRRFSTSRQTLTWVPDSFFTSLLSGRISSLKDETGAIFIDRDPKLFSIILRFLRTKEISLKHVDISTLRHEAEFYGIMPLIRRLVLCEDLDHPTCGGVLFHSYLSPPTPPQPESMEGGQSHSLVSLIESELCRPGVAQRVEAGASNESSSPQQQQLHSHSRNSSVDLCHTHSRQPSMELRPNAVSRNSCGDIRHSRKSSWDLRGNKFDSNRMPVQSMRVTMIRGHHNWICIAYLHFISCFRMDSTGWHLIWTSFYMENPVERVALNAKVINPNQDFANKMVAASTGSTIWLWSVTDDGDSREIGTFNLKVSVDSLFFIGSQLVALSQTGKVGVWHAMTQHWQIQDVIPITSYDTAGSFLLLGCNNGSIYYIDMQKFPLRMKDNDLLVTELYKDPSNDMVTALSVYLTPKTNSLSGNWIEIAYGTSSGTVRVIVQHPETVGHEPQLFQTFTVHRSPVTKVMLSENHLVSVCSEYNHVRTWSVTRFRGMISTQPGSTPLASFKIVSLDRMDNQMSYPGGHDFDKLPGPFGEQDDKQVFVQRVVPDTDQLFVRLSSTGRRVCVIKSVDGSPISSFCVHECDGSNRMGSRPRRYLFTGHTNGSIQMWDLTTAIEMMKKDQCATSGGPTPAELVYILDQFDLSNSRSSTPCMSPSPSVIAPHGFQPMACRQRAETFPCDQQPEAGCSVDVEDDDDFEAEVSCF; encoded by the coding sequence ATGGCAGAGAGCAGAGAGCCAGAAGTGAGTGGAGAAGTTATGTCCTCTGAAATAATCAATTTAAACGTTGGTGGGCGACGATTTTCAACTTCAAGACAGACTTTAACGTGGGTACCAGATTCTTTCTTCACCAGTCTCCTCAGTGGAAGGATATCAAGTCTAAAAGACGAAACTGGGGCTATTTTTATCGACCGAGATCCGAAATTATTTTCCATCATTCTACGATTTTTGCGAACCAAAGAAATTAGTTTGAAACATGTCGATATCTCAACACTTCGACACGAAGCCGAATTCTACGGTATTATGCCCTTAATACGTCGTTTGGTACTTTGTGAAGATCTCGATCACCCAACCTGTGGCGGTGTGTTGTTTCACAGCTATCTTTCTCCACCAACTCCTCCGCAACCAGAATCCATGGAGGGAGGTCAGTCTCATTCTCTTGTTAGTCTAATTGAATCTGAACTATGTCGACCTGGTGTGGCTCAGAGGGTTGAAGCTGGTGCCAGTAACGAAAGCAGCagtccacaacaacaacaactacatagCCATTCCCGAAATTCTTCAGTCGATCTTTGTCATACTCATTCCAGACAACCTTCCATGGAACTTCGACCTAACGCTGTGTCACGCAATTCTTGTGGTGACATTCGTCATTCTCGGAAGTCTTCTTGGGATTTAAGAGGTAACAAATTCGATTCCAATCGTATGCCTGTCCAATCTATGCGAGTGACTATGATACGTGGCCACCACAACTGGATCTGTATTGCTTATTTACATTTTATCTCTTGTTTTCGTATGGATTCCACAGGTTGGCACCTGATTTGGACCAGTTTCTATATGGAGAACCCAGTCGAAAGAGTTGCACTCAATGCCAAAGTAATCAATCCAAACCAGGATTTTGCTAACAAAATGGTAGCTGCTTCCACTGGAAGCACGATTTGGTTGTGGTCTGTCACAGATGACGGTGACAGTAGAGAAATTGGAACATTTAATTTAAAAGTATCGGTAGATTCTTTGTTTTTCATTGGTAGCCAACTTGTGGCGCTGAGTCAAACAGGTAAAGTTGGAGTCTGGCATGCTATGACTCAACATTGGCAAATACAAGATGTGATACCGATCACAAGTTATGACACAGCTGGCTCTTTCTTACTTCTTGGTTGTAATAATGGATCAATTTATTATATTGATATGCAGAAATTTCCTCTTCGTATGAAAGATAATGATTTATTGGTGACTGAACTTTACAAAGACCCTAGCAATGATATGGTTACTGCTCTTAGTGTCTATCTAACACCCAAAACTAACAGCCTCAGCGGTAATTGGATTGAAATTGCCTACGGCACAAGTTCTGGTACCGTGCGTGTTATTGTTCAACATCCAGAAACAGTGGGACATGAACCGCAACTTTTCCAAACTTTCACGGTCCATCGAAGCCCTGTTACCAAAGTGATGTTGTCTGAGAATCACCTTGTTTCAGTTTGTTCTGAGTATAACCATGTAAGAACTTGGAGTGTCACTCGCTTCAGAGGAATGATTTCAACTCAGCCAGGTTCCACTCCACTCgcatcttttaaaattgtttcACTTGATAGAATGGATAACCAAATGAGTTATCCTGGTGGACATGATTTCGATAAACTCCCTGGTCCTTTTGGGGAGCAGGATGATAAGCAGGTTTTTGTACAACGTGTTGTCCCTGATACAGATCAACTTTTCGTGCGTCTTTCTTCTACAGGTCGTAGAGTTTGTGTGATCAAATCAGTTGATGGCAGCCCTATAAGTTCattttgtgtgcatgagtgtgatgGTTCTAACAGAATGGGATCCAGACCCCGACGTTATTTATTTACTGGACATACGAATGGCAGCATCCAAATGTGGGACCTGACCACCGCTATTGAAATGATGAAGAAAGACCAGTGTGCAACAAGTGGTGGCCCTACACCTGCTGAACTTGTCTATATTCTTGACCAGTTTGATTTGAGTAATTCTCGGTCATCGACCCCCTGTATGAGTCCGTCTCCCTCTGTTATTGCACCTCATGGATTTCAACCCATGGCATGTCGACAAAGGGCTGAAACTTTTCCTTGTGATCAGCAACCGgaagcaggttgttctgttgatgttgaagatgatgatgatttcgaagCTGAAGTATCGTGTTTTTAA